One Leptospira bourretii DNA segment encodes these proteins:
- a CDS encoding hybrid sensor histidine kinase/response regulator — translation MDKILIVDDEEDIRVALKRVLSREGYQIELAESASEAIQRISSGEPFSVVISDILMSGMSGIDFTKFIAEKQINLPVILITGNPNLSSAESAIRYHAFEYISKPVDRTQILSVVKRALEVKNQKDSDLEKLMLSEKLEKALRTQNLDLNRQNAAILNATSDAVITIDSKLTIVSANKASFEMFRFHTPLDLIGQSVHLLFTENKMQKYMAQVSKVLSEEENKSTLQLSDVTLLRSDLTTFLADIAICSYSLDGDTYYTGVIRDVTQKKVMVEQLIHSERRAFLSVVAASIGHEINNSLTAIQGFVEMASRENADTMLKDRALKVTLNQTEKLRALTSNLLQLGKSLKSNNEQSKTLNLNKEISAVLQVFKETAKLKYCHIKREETSEEIPIQMNSDQFALLLSNILLNAADATNNIGTIEISTYQDKRYSHLIVSDDGEGMSPETLDKIYEPYFTTKELGKGTGLGMFVVKQIVDNFDIQLEILSSPGQGSKFHFIFPKLLET, via the coding sequence ATGGATAAAATTTTAATCGTCGATGACGAAGAAGACATTCGAGTTGCTTTAAAAAGAGTTTTATCTCGCGAAGGCTATCAAATTGAACTCGCCGAATCTGCTTCCGAAGCTATCCAAAGGATATCCTCAGGTGAACCTTTTTCAGTCGTTATTTCTGATATTCTAATGTCAGGGATGTCTGGCATTGATTTTACAAAATTTATCGCCGAAAAACAAATCAATTTGCCGGTAATTCTCATCACTGGAAATCCTAATCTTTCTTCGGCAGAATCAGCAATTCGTTATCATGCATTCGAGTATATATCAAAACCTGTAGACAGAACTCAGATTCTATCTGTCGTAAAACGAGCATTAGAGGTCAAAAATCAAAAAGATTCCGATTTAGAAAAACTAATGTTATCGGAAAAATTAGAAAAAGCACTACGAACTCAAAATTTAGATTTAAATCGACAAAATGCTGCTATATTAAATGCAACTTCCGATGCAGTGATCACTATTGATTCCAAATTAACGATTGTTTCTGCAAACAAAGCTAGTTTTGAAATGTTTCGTTTTCATACACCTCTGGATCTCATTGGACAGTCTGTTCATCTTTTGTTCACTGAAAATAAAATGCAAAAGTATATGGCGCAGGTTTCTAAAGTTTTAAGTGAAGAGGAAAACAAATCCACCCTTCAATTATCTGACGTAACTTTACTTCGTTCTGATCTTACCACTTTTTTAGCAGATATTGCAATTTGTTCCTATAGTTTAGATGGAGATACGTATTATACGGGTGTCATTCGAGATGTAACACAAAAAAAAGTGATGGTGGAACAACTCATTCACTCCGAAAGAAGGGCTTTTTTATCTGTTGTGGCCGCAAGCATTGGACACGAAATCAACAACTCCCTTACCGCCATTCAAGGTTTTGTGGAGATGGCCTCTCGAGAAAATGCGGACACAATGTTAAAAGATCGGGCATTAAAAGTTACTTTAAACCAAACAGAAAAATTAAGAGCTTTAACTTCCAACCTATTGCAACTTGGGAAATCATTGAAATCAAACAATGAACAATCCAAAACTTTGAATTTGAACAAAGAAATTTCTGCCGTCCTCCAAGTGTTCAAAGAAACAGCTAAATTAAAATACTGCCACATCAAAAGAGAAGAAACTTCGGAAGAAATTCCGATCCAAATGAATTCGGATCAATTTGCCTTATTACTTTCCAACATTCTTCTTAATGCAGCGGATGCTACCAATAACATCGGTACAATAGAAATCTCAACCTATCAGGATAAAAGATACTCTCACCTAATCGTGTCAGATGATGGGGAAGGTATGTCTCCAGAAACCTTAGACAAAATTTATGAACCATACTTTACCACGAAAGAATTAGGAAAAGGTACTGGACTTGGAATGTTTGTTGTCAAACAAATCGTTGATAATTTTGATATTCAATTAGAAATTTTATCTTCACCAGGCCAAGGTTCTAAATTTCATTTTAT
- a CDS encoding alpha/beta fold hydrolase, which produces MKNMGGEPCFVAMGGHKIFYWKFGKGNKKPIVFLHGLLDESFGFRRVVKELLNDGYPLYVFDLPGYGKSKLPLVKYLYQIDVWADLLLECFQKLELKDICLVGHSMGGLTSQHLVLQDTQHLVAKLILLAPGGIPHPERERMRKILFPKTEKQVILLLRYLYGEEFPEPGYLFRHTLVTIWNEKPNEYLQENTLRREDEIFFDAKMKGIKIPTLILAGAEDEITPPFMMKKINSYIKKSKLVWIPKVRHAIHLEKPDVVAKNIRIFYNT; this is translated from the coding sequence ATGAAAAATATGGGCGGCGAACCCTGTTTCGTTGCGATGGGAGGCCATAAAATTTTTTATTGGAAATTTGGAAAGGGAAACAAAAAACCAATTGTTTTTTTACATGGATTACTTGACGAAAGTTTTGGTTTTCGTCGAGTCGTCAAAGAACTGTTAAATGATGGTTATCCTCTATATGTTTTCGATTTACCAGGATATGGGAAAAGTAAACTACCTCTAGTAAAATATCTCTATCAAATTGATGTTTGGGCCGACCTTCTGCTCGAATGTTTTCAGAAATTGGAGCTAAAAGATATTTGTCTTGTGGGTCATTCGATGGGTGGCCTCACATCACAGCATTTAGTTTTGCAGGATACTCAACACCTAGTGGCAAAACTAATCCTTTTGGCTCCGGGTGGAATCCCACATCCTGAACGCGAAAGAATGCGCAAAATCCTTTTCCCAAAGACGGAAAAACAAGTTATTTTATTGTTACGTTATTTATATGGAGAAGAATTCCCCGAACCAGGATATTTATTTCGCCATACGCTTGTTACTATTTGGAACGAAAAACCAAATGAATATTTGCAAGAAAATACATTACGTAGAGAAGATGAGATTTTTTTTGATGCAAAAATGAAAGGAATCAAAATTCCAACCTTGATTTTAGCAGGGGCAGAAGATGAGATTACCCCACCTTTTATGATGAAAAAAATAAATTCCTATATTAAAAAAAGTAAATTGGTATGGATTCCAAAAGTTCGGCATGCAATTCATTTGGAAAAACCTGATGTGGTGGCAAAGAATATTAGGATATTCTATAATACTTAA
- a CDS encoding response regulator, whose translation MTKKNILIVEDEPFLGLNIKQKIESFGFHVIAVVPSGDEAFQIVSEKVPDLILMDINLEGSLDGIETAESLREQFSVPVLFLTGFLDDTARHRINQNASYAYLMKPFTSEQLKEAVSSFTA comes from the coding sequence ATGACGAAAAAGAACATCCTCATCGTCGAGGATGAACCCTTCCTCGGACTCAATATCAAACAGAAAATCGAATCATTCGGTTTTCATGTGATTGCGGTCGTACCTTCCGGGGATGAGGCATTTCAAATTGTTTCGGAAAAAGTTCCTGATCTGATTTTGATGGACATCAATTTAGAAGGTTCTTTAGACGGGATCGAAACAGCAGAATCTTTGCGAGAGCAGTTCTCTGTTCCTGTGTTGTTTCTTACGGGTTTTTTAGATGATACCGCCAGACACAGAATCAACCAAAACGCATCCTATGCTTATCTAATGAAACCTTTCACCTCCGAACAACTGAAAGAAGCGGTTTCCAGTTTTACTGCTTAA
- a CDS encoding ATP-binding protein — translation MLNSKIERLSQLLSHSQNGLVFVDLKSNQILYLDEITKERLEIQNPNSLKIQNIFCDHELLISEIHTHPQSKSEYKWFLRKQNSERIVTSVHFSSLAEFFDSDTEIYAITINWTHEFTKEQSEVIDHLEIPFFQADLEGNLKYANTKFVDFFRLSANQIQSYHVSDILPLSEEFTKELLVQNTKRIFEFKLYNGELITLQLQSFITTEHGKPNGITVLLLDLSELQNAERIIKYGEDKLRTFFATMNNGFVIVNQDAKILEIAPIFKFLLFQVFAFEVGEDIFHFFDENMKSKLMNVLHNVVENQNIQTTEFDYVLLGDERTFEIRFIPVRRFDPNDRKIMLVFSDITEAKRMDRQLIESMKFASIGEIAAGLAHEINNPLQSALLYLDDLITVDETDPNERRNILKKIESANLRIRDLVKALLDLGRMESPNRDFVSPYYILVRTSELVEVSCRKKNISFTRHAGPNLPGIFVRWQEIEQVLINCVVNSINALSEMETTRQFPKIELGIDLVKNQKKEWVVFSVEDNGPGINDDTLEKVFLPLFTTRRNKQGTGLGLSISKKIITDHGGEIYIKTKEGTGTKVEIYLPAHTDDNG, via the coding sequence ATGTTGAATTCAAAAATTGAAAGACTATCGCAGCTACTTTCCCATTCCCAGAATGGTTTGGTTTTCGTCGATCTTAAATCGAACCAAATTCTTTATCTAGATGAAATCACAAAGGAACGATTGGAGATTCAAAATCCAAATTCTTTGAAAATTCAAAACATCTTTTGTGACCACGAACTATTAATTTCTGAAATCCACACTCACCCGCAATCGAAAAGTGAATATAAGTGGTTCCTAAGAAAACAAAATTCAGAAAGGATTGTTACCTCTGTTCATTTTTCCTCCTTAGCTGAATTTTTTGATTCTGATACGGAAATTTACGCCATAACAATCAATTGGACTCATGAGTTTACAAAGGAACAGTCGGAAGTCATTGACCATTTAGAAATTCCATTTTTCCAAGCAGACCTAGAAGGAAACTTAAAATATGCAAATACAAAATTCGTAGATTTTTTTCGTTTATCAGCAAATCAAATTCAATCATATCATGTTTCGGACATTCTTCCATTATCAGAAGAATTTACCAAAGAACTCTTAGTTCAAAATACAAAAAGAATTTTTGAATTCAAATTGTACAATGGAGAATTGATTACCCTACAATTACAAAGTTTTATCACAACGGAACATGGAAAACCAAATGGGATAACTGTTCTTTTACTTGATCTCTCTGAATTACAAAATGCGGAACGAATTATAAAGTATGGTGAAGATAAACTAAGGACATTCTTTGCTACGATGAACAATGGATTTGTCATTGTAAATCAAGATGCAAAAATACTAGAAATTGCTCCGATTTTTAAGTTTTTACTGTTTCAGGTTTTTGCCTTTGAAGTTGGTGAAGATATCTTTCATTTTTTTGATGAAAACATGAAATCAAAACTAATGAATGTGTTACATAATGTTGTTGAAAATCAAAATATCCAAACTACTGAATTTGATTATGTTCTTCTAGGTGATGAAAGAACTTTTGAAATTCGCTTTATTCCTGTAAGGCGATTTGACCCAAATGATAGAAAAATAATGTTGGTTTTTTCCGATATCACGGAAGCTAAACGAATGGATCGACAACTTATTGAGTCTATGAAATTTGCAAGCATCGGGGAAATTGCAGCAGGACTTGCTCATGAAATCAACAACCCACTTCAAAGTGCTCTTTTGTATTTAGATGACTTGATTACTGTCGATGAAACCGATCCGAACGAACGTAGGAACATTCTCAAAAAAATTGAATCCGCTAATTTACGAATCCGAGATTTAGTTAAGGCATTGCTTGATTTAGGTAGGATGGAAAGTCCCAACCGTGATTTTGTATCACCCTATTATATTTTGGTGAGAACAAGTGAACTGGTGGAGGTAAGTTGTCGAAAGAAAAATATCAGTTTTACACGCCATGCTGGCCCAAATTTACCAGGAATTTTTGTTCGTTGGCAGGAAATTGAACAAGTACTGATTAATTGTGTGGTAAACTCCATCAATGCTCTTTCAGAAATGGAAACAACAAGGCAATTTCCAAAAATCGAATTGGGCATCGATTTAGTCAAAAATCAAAAAAAAGAGTGGGTTGTATTTTCAGTAGAAGACAATGGACCTGGAATCAATGACGATACTTTGGAAAAAGTATTTTTGCCATTATTCACAACTAGAAGAAATAAACAAGGAACAGGTTTGGGGCTTTCTATTTCTAAAAAGATCATCACCGATCATGGCGGTGAGATCTATATCAAGACAAAGGAAGGAACGGGGACAAAGGTAGAAATCTATCTTCCTGCTCACACAGATGACAATGGATAA
- a CDS encoding ferredoxin: protein MADKSSKQPENVPGKYYVDQTCVPCNDCIKEAPSLMQYNDDESHIFFKKQPTTPAEEKQAKAAMAMCPVDAIGDDGE, encoded by the coding sequence ATGGCAGATAAAAGTAGCAAACAACCCGAAAATGTCCCAGGAAAATACTATGTCGACCAGACTTGTGTTCCCTGTAACGACTGCATTAAGGAAGCCCCTAGTTTAATGCAGTACAATGACGACGAAAGCCATATTTTCTTTAAAAAACAGCCAACTACACCTGCCGAAGAAAAACAGGCAAAAGCAGCTATGGCGATGTGCCCTGTCGATGCAATTGGCGACGATGGTGAATAA